Genomic DNA from Peribacillus sp. FSL H8-0477:
CAATTGCATCTAGTGAACATAAATCGGCTGAGAAGGCTGTAGCACTTCCTGCTGCCAAGCTATAATGAAAAGCGGAAAGGATGTTTTTAGTCGTTTCATAGTTTCCTATAAATCCTGCCACCATTGAATCACCTGCACCTACTGAATTAACCACATTGCCTTTAGGTACATTCGCAGTATACGCTTTGTTCTTTGTACAAAGGACCGCGCCATCCCCAGCCATGGAGACAATGACATGCTGAGCACCCATCTCCACCAATTTCATTCCATACTTACACGCATCATGTACATGATTGATTTCAGTTGAAAATAGTTCCGCAAGTTCGTGATGATTCGGTTTAACGAGAAACGGTTGATAAGGGATAACCTCTAGTAATTCTTTTCCACTTGTATCGAGGACGACGTTTATTCCCTTTTCAGAACATTTTTTTGTTAGATAACTATATACATTTTTCGGAAGACTAGCAGGAATGCTTCCTGACAGAACCAGTATATCTTCAGCCTGTAAATCATCT
This window encodes:
- the pfkB gene encoding 1-phosphofructokinase, yielding MIYTVTLNPSIDYLVEVENFQMGSVNRTTHDRKFPGGKGINVSRVLKRIGNDTTAFGFIGGQTGEFVKTFLHQEDIKTDFNEAAGDTRINIKLKTGIETEINSQGPDITIESYQQLVKKIDDLQAEDILVLSGSIPASLPKNVYSYLTKKCSEKGINVVLDTSGKELLEVIPYQPFLVKPNHHELAELFSTEINHVHDACKYGMKLVEMGAQHVIVSMAGDGAVLCTKNKAYTANVPKGNVVNSVGAGDSMVAGFIGNYETTKNILSAFHYSLAAGSATAFSADLCSLDAIEYLLPQIAITELTGS